The Juglans regia cultivar Chandler chromosome 1, Walnut 2.0, whole genome shotgun sequence nucleotide sequence aagaagaagattagactctaatttttattaattaataactctAATCTCACTTTTGACAGAGTATATTTCGTTACAATTGGTAGACTTTAGGCTCCGTTTCAAGATTTTTGCCCTTATTTTCGCATTGCTTGATTAATTGATCTACGTAcacattcaaaataatttacttCACATGAAAACAAGGCTAGTGGATTTTGCCATCTTTTGATCAAGCATGAAGAAAATTATGTACCGGTATTACTGTTTCACgcatcaatattatatatgaaatacatCACTTACTGGACCAGACATTAATGTTACCGCAAAGATATCATCAAGCTGCATTAAAATGGTGtcttactgtatatatatatatatatatatatatatatatatatatatatatatgtttatgctGCAAATTCAAAAACTCATCATAATCGTACTCATGTCTTAGGAGTAAGAATCAGATCAAAAGGAATTCCCAGAATATAACTATAGCTGATTGAGAACAAGTACATCATGAAACGTATATTAGGTTATGTTTGAATATCAAGATaatcacaactcatctcaaatcaaacAACCATTCACATGCAATAGCATCATTAATTagtctatttaattaattagctttgCCCAGCACGTCGACATGGAGAAAGCTGCCAAACATCCACACAGAAACTTATACGTACATAAGGGTTAGACGAAATTAATTAAACTGGCCAGATCGATAAGATCCTCTTAGCTATCTCTATTGCATGAATCAAGGCCACCCCAGAAGATAGGAGTACACTCAAAAAAACAACTGCCACCATCCCAAAAGCCAAACCTGGTCTAGTATTCATCAAATAATTTTGCAGCAACCCTAATGCTTCAGAAATATCCTCGTTGTAACGCAAAGAATATTGCTTCTCCCACTCCATCCAGTTCAAAGGTGGCTCGTAATTCGTCTCTGAGATCTTCA carries:
- the LOC108988001 gene encoding uncharacterized protein LOC108988001, which produces MAASGGTSGRDHWGRLVDENMIVLRLRIREMKISETNYEPPLNWMEWEKQYSLRYNEDISEALGLLQNYLMNTRPGLAFGMVAVVFLSVLLSSGVALIHAIEIAKRILSIWPV